From one Eptesicus fuscus isolate TK198812 chromosome 21, DD_ASM_mEF_20220401, whole genome shotgun sequence genomic stretch:
- the IL34 gene encoding interleukin-34 isoform X1 has translation MPCRPPRASGDRHTTGDSASAVWGTLRTTMPRGFACFHYLGILLGMALGNQGVEECAITGILRDKLQYRNRLQYMKLYFPIDYRISMPYEGVLRAANVTRLQRARVSQQELRYLWVWVSLSATEAVQGVLLEGHPSWKYLMDIHTLLVEVKQALEVVKPSPRTEAPSLLRARGRSLKLVRPKALLDNCFRVMELLYCSCCKETSILNWQDCKVPSPQPHSPEPPSQCVAA, from the exons ATGCCATGTAGGCCCCCTCGGGCCTCTGGGGACAGACACACCACCGGGGACTCCGCCTCTGCAGTCTGGGGGACCCTGCGCACCACCATGCCCCGGGGATTCGCCTGCTTCCACT ATCTCGGCATCCTCCTCGGCATGGCCTTGGGGAACCAGGGTGTGGAGGAGTGCGCCATCACTGGCATTCTGCGGGACAAGCTGCAGTACAGGAACCGCCTTCAGTACATG AAACTGTACTTCCCCATCGACTACAGGATCAGCATGCCTTACGAAGGGGTGCTCAGAGCGGCCAACGTCACGAGGCTG CAGAGGGCCCGGGTGAGCCAGCAGGAGCTGCGCTACCTGTGGGTCTGGGTGAGCCTCAGCGCCACCGAGGCCGTGCAGGGGGTGCTGCTTGAAGGCCACCCGTCCTGGAAGTACCTGATGGACATCCACACTCTGCTGGTGGAGGTCAAGCAGGCCCTCGAG GTTGTGAAGCCCAGCCCCCGGACGGAAGCGCCGTCCCTCCTGCGTGCCCGGGGGCGGAGCCTGAAGCTGGTGCGGCCCAAAGCCCTGCTGGACAACTGCTTTCGGGTCATGGAGCTGCTGTACTGCTCCTGCT gtaaAGAAACATCCATCCTCAATTGGCAGGACTGTAAGgtgcccagccctcagccccacagcccagagcccCCGTCGCAGTGTGTGGCCGCCTAG
- the IL34 gene encoding interleukin-34 isoform X2 yields MPCRPPRASGDRHTTGDSASAVWGTLRTTMPRGFACFHYLGILLGMALGNQGVEECAITGILRDKLQYRNRLQYMKLYFPIDYRISMPYEGVLRAANVTRLRARVSQQELRYLWVWVSLSATEAVQGVLLEGHPSWKYLMDIHTLLVEVKQALEVVKPSPRTEAPSLLRARGRSLKLVRPKALLDNCFRVMELLYCSCCKETSILNWQDCKVPSPQPHSPEPPSQCVAA; encoded by the exons ATGCCATGTAGGCCCCCTCGGGCCTCTGGGGACAGACACACCACCGGGGACTCCGCCTCTGCAGTCTGGGGGACCCTGCGCACCACCATGCCCCGGGGATTCGCCTGCTTCCACT ATCTCGGCATCCTCCTCGGCATGGCCTTGGGGAACCAGGGTGTGGAGGAGTGCGCCATCACTGGCATTCTGCGGGACAAGCTGCAGTACAGGAACCGCCTTCAGTACATG AAACTGTACTTCCCCATCGACTACAGGATCAGCATGCCTTACGAAGGGGTGCTCAGAGCGGCCAACGTCACGAGGCTG AGGGCCCGGGTGAGCCAGCAGGAGCTGCGCTACCTGTGGGTCTGGGTGAGCCTCAGCGCCACCGAGGCCGTGCAGGGGGTGCTGCTTGAAGGCCACCCGTCCTGGAAGTACCTGATGGACATCCACACTCTGCTGGTGGAGGTCAAGCAGGCCCTCGAG GTTGTGAAGCCCAGCCCCCGGACGGAAGCGCCGTCCCTCCTGCGTGCCCGGGGGCGGAGCCTGAAGCTGGTGCGGCCCAAAGCCCTGCTGGACAACTGCTTTCGGGTCATGGAGCTGCTGTACTGCTCCTGCT gtaaAGAAACATCCATCCTCAATTGGCAGGACTGTAAGgtgcccagccctcagccccacagcccagagcccCCGTCGCAGTGTGTGGCCGCCTAG